In bacterium, one genomic interval encodes:
- a CDS encoding MFS transporter has translation MGQISFSTKLAYGTGQVAENVKNSGFNTFLFFYFTQVMGLSGTLAGAAVLVALVFDAVTDPLAGSLSDNWRSRRGRRHPFMYAAALPLAVTYFFLFYPPEGLGQIGLFVWLTSFAILVRGAMTLYHVPHLALGAELSTDYQERTSIVAYRTLLSVLGGVGATILSYWAFFPETPEFPDNGLLNPAGYPKYALFCGVLMIITIWYSAWGTRKEIPHLPKAPEHPEPFSFHRIGVEFASAWKSVSFRSVFVGFALYGVFFGIITTLGTHINVFLWEFDTDKMGLLALPFALGFFAGAALVGPAHRRFDKRPTLIFVALTSSIIGVLPIALRLLGLFPSNDSPLLLPLIFVFLCVNMTFAAMGFVSAGSMMADVAEQHELESGKAQQGIFFSATSFSGKLASGMGHAVAGLGLDLIAFPLQADPGEVGPAAIRSLGVLNISATLIALLALWVLSYYSIDRAQQMRTRTLLEERHLPGIEPSRAEFEGGGEEELSELDQG, from the coding sequence ATGGGTCAGATCAGCTTCAGTACCAAGCTTGCGTACGGAACCGGCCAGGTCGCCGAGAATGTGAAGAATTCGGGCTTCAACACCTTTCTGTTCTTCTATTTCACTCAGGTGATGGGACTCTCGGGCACACTCGCGGGAGCTGCGGTCCTGGTCGCGCTGGTTTTCGATGCGGTGACCGATCCCTTGGCCGGCTCGCTGTCCGACAACTGGCGCTCCAGGCGCGGCCGACGCCATCCGTTCATGTACGCTGCTGCGCTGCCGCTCGCCGTCACATATTTCTTTCTGTTCTACCCGCCCGAAGGCCTGGGCCAGATCGGTCTGTTCGTCTGGCTGACCAGCTTCGCCATTCTGGTCCGCGGCGCGATGACACTTTATCACGTACCCCACCTGGCCCTGGGTGCGGAACTCTCGACCGACTATCAGGAACGCACCTCGATCGTCGCCTACCGCACACTGCTGTCGGTCCTGGGCGGAGTGGGTGCGACGATCTTGTCCTACTGGGCGTTCTTTCCCGAAACGCCGGAGTTTCCCGATAACGGCTTGTTGAACCCCGCCGGCTATCCGAAGTACGCACTGTTCTGCGGCGTACTCATGATCATCACCATCTGGTATTCGGCGTGGGGCACTCGCAAGGAAATCCCGCATCTGCCCAAAGCCCCCGAGCACCCCGAGCCGTTCTCGTTCCATCGCATCGGCGTGGAGTTCGCTTCGGCCTGGAAGAGTGTCTCGTTCCGCTCGGTCTTCGTGGGTTTTGCCTTATACGGAGTGTTCTTCGGCATCATCACCACCCTGGGAACCCACATCAATGTGTTCCTCTGGGAGTTCGACACCGACAAGATGGGACTCCTGGCGCTGCCGTTCGCTCTCGGCTTCTTCGCGGGAGCCGCACTCGTAGGCCCGGCACACCGCCGCTTCGACAAACGACCCACCTTGATCTTCGTCGCTCTCACATCGTCGATCATCGGCGTTCTGCCGATCGCGTTGCGACTCTTGGGCTTGTTTCCGAGCAACGACTCGCCACTTCTGCTGCCGCTGATCTTCGTCTTTCTGTGCGTCAACATGACGTTTGCAGCGATGGGATTCGTATCGGCGGGCTCGATGATGGCCGACGTGGCCGAGCAACACGAACTCGAGTCCGGCAAGGCGCAACAGGGCATCTTCTTCTCGGCCACATCGTTTTCGGGAAAGCTGGCCTCGGGAATGGGTCACGCGGTGGCGGGACTGGGTCTCGACCTGATCGCCTTTCCCCTGCAAGCCGATCCCGGTGAGGTCGGACCCGCGGCCATCCGCAGCCTGGGCGTGCTGAACATCTCCGCGACGCTGATCGCACTCCTGGCGCTCTGGGTACTCAGCTACTATTCGATCGACCGCGCCCAGCAGATGCGCACCCGCACGCTACTGGAAGAGCGACACCTGCCCGGAATCGAGCCATCGCGAGCGGAGTTCGAAGGTGGAGGCGAAGAAGAACTGAGCGAACTGGATCAGGGCTAA
- a CDS encoding lipid-transfer protein, producing the protein MSGRAAIVGIGATEFSKESGRTELQLALEAAKAAIDDAGLEPSDIDGMVTFTMDSNEEIAVARGLGVPQLTHFSRVHFGGGAACGTVQQAAMAVATGVSKAVLCYRAFNERSGRRFGAGRQGPTPDMNAEFPTDWYAPFGLVTPAAWVAMFARRYMHTYGATSEDFGRIAVADRKHAASNPKAWFYERPITLEEHQNSRWIVEPLHLLDCCQESDGAVALVVTSAERARDLRHPASLIKASAQGASFDQESMTSYYRDDISGLQEMGLVGDQLWSMSGLRPEDIRTAVIYDHFTPFVLTQLEELGFCKRGEARHFIGDGHIELDGTLPLNTHGGQLGEAYIHGMNGIAEAVRQLRGSAVNQLDSVENVLVTAGTGVPTSGLILGSA; encoded by the coding sequence CTGTCCGGTCGCGCGGCCATCGTCGGCATCGGGGCCACCGAATTCTCGAAGGAGTCGGGCCGGACCGAGTTGCAACTCGCGCTGGAGGCCGCGAAAGCCGCGATTGACGATGCCGGTCTCGAGCCGTCCGACATCGACGGCATGGTGACGTTCACGATGGACTCCAACGAAGAGATCGCGGTCGCGCGCGGTCTGGGTGTTCCACAGCTCACGCACTTCAGTCGCGTCCACTTCGGCGGTGGTGCTGCCTGCGGAACGGTTCAGCAGGCGGCCATGGCGGTGGCGACCGGGGTCTCCAAGGCTGTGCTCTGTTACCGCGCCTTCAACGAACGTTCCGGGCGGCGCTTTGGCGCGGGTCGCCAGGGCCCCACTCCCGATATGAACGCCGAGTTTCCCACCGACTGGTACGCGCCCTTCGGACTGGTCACTCCGGCCGCCTGGGTCGCGATGTTTGCGCGTCGCTATATGCACACCTACGGCGCGACCAGCGAGGACTTCGGGCGGATCGCGGTCGCGGACCGCAAGCACGCCGCGAGCAATCCCAAGGCCTGGTTCTACGAACGTCCAATCACGCTCGAAGAACACCAGAACTCGCGCTGGATCGTCGAGCCACTGCACCTTCTCGACTGCTGCCAGGAAAGTGATGGTGCCGTCGCGCTGGTCGTGACCAGCGCCGAACGCGCGCGCGATCTACGGCATCCCGCCAGCCTGATCAAGGCGAGCGCACAAGGCGCGAGTTTTGATCAGGAGTCGATGACCAGCTACTACCGCGACGACATCTCGGGTCTTCAGGAGATGGGCCTGGTTGGCGACCAGCTCTGGTCCATGTCGGGATTGCGTCCCGAAGACATCCGCACCGCGGTGATCTACGATCACTTCACGCCCTTCGTGTTGACCCAGCTCGAAGAACTCGGCTTCTGCAAGCGCGGCGAAGCACGGCACTTCATCGGCGACGGCCATATCGAACTCGATGGAACGCTTCCGCTCAACACGCACGGCGGCCAGCTGGGTGAAGCCTATATCCACGGCATGAACGGAATCGCCGAGGCAGTTCGCCAGTTGCGCGGCAGTGCCGTGAACCAGTTGGACTCGGTCGAAAACGTATTGGTTACCGCGGGAACGGGTGTTCCCACCAGCGGCCTGATCCTGGGCAGTGCCTGA
- a CDS encoding MaoC family dehydratase — translation MSVLGSTRSFEEVSVGQELPELVIELTPTLIISTAMASRDYQDVHHDRDLAQERGSKDIFMNILSTNGFVGRYVTDWTGPEALLERVAIRLGVPNYPNDEMRMTGVVESKEVVGERGRIEISVRGRNGLGDHVKGTVRLSLPLSSAA, via the coding sequence ATGAGCGTTCTGGGAAGCACCCGCAGTTTCGAAGAGGTGAGCGTCGGACAGGAATTGCCTGAACTCGTGATCGAACTCACGCCTACCTTGATCATCTCGACTGCGATGGCCTCTCGCGACTACCAGGATGTGCATCACGATCGCGATCTGGCGCAGGAGCGCGGTTCGAAGGACATCTTCATGAACATCCTGTCGACCAACGGTTTTGTCGGACGTTATGTGACTGACTGGACCGGGCCCGAAGCCCTTCTGGAGCGGGTGGCCATTCGCCTGGGAGTGCCCAACTACCCGAACGACGAGATGCGCATGACGGGTGTGGTCGAGAGCAAAGAAGTCGTCGGGGAACGCGGCCGGATCGAGATCTCGGTTCGCGGCCGGAACGGCCTGGGAGACCACGTGAAGGGCACCGTCCGTCTGAGCCTTCCCCTGTCGAGTGCAGCGTGA